AGCAAGGAGAAGCAAAACATTGAACAGAACAGGGGAAACCTATAAGAAACAgcctcaaaaattaaaatgactcTACTCCAaagctaaaaaaagaaaaaacagtggTCAGCACAACAAAACACAATCCCAAAAGAGAATAAACAGAGCAAATAATGACAATGCAAacaatgttttcttctccaccTGACAAAAATGGTTCCCAACAATTGTCTATCTTCCCACATTGTTCCTTAATTCCCTTTTAACGGTTTAACTGGTTCTTCTTCTGTCTACCTGTTTAGGGATTTAACTCAAATTGGGCAGGGTGGGACGTCAAGGGTAGTTCCAGCTTGAATCTGACCCCAACCAATAAGACGCCAATGCTTCTCAACTCGTCGACTAAGGGCAATCTTCTCCCCTCTGCTGGTGCACACTGGAGATGTGAGTTGCAACTTTGCCAGATCATTTTTTACAGCAAGGACTTTAGCCCCTGTAGACATAGATCCTATGTTCAACATTAAAATCTCTTGCTTGATTAACTTAGAGACCTTTCCCTGTCTCTCTGTGCCCTTAGTCCTGACACCTAGAAGCCGCCGCAGCAAGAAAAAGTTCACCTGCAAAATCACATAATGACACGTAATCAATAAGGCGTTACTTATCATCCTTAaccagatttttcttttctgaaaacGGTCCCCTACAGCATATGGAGCAGCAAAACAGTCCAACAATATCTAGGTTTTACTTGAACTGAAGGAATGCCAGAAGATACATTAGAGTATCACCACTCAAAATCTGGAAAAGAATCTTGAGCCCTCAAGAAGCTCATTCAAATGTTTTAATAAATCAGGCATCATCGATGCACATCAATGGGTTTTTTCCCCCTGACACACTTGCGTTAACCACcgctaatattttttttgataagtaaaaaattatatatatcaaaatgagaaaccaagtacactgaatgtatacaagaaaacaccttgcccaaaatgacccaaaaagcccctaATAACCACCGCTAATATTTAATAACTTGCCCGTTCAAAGTTTGACCAAATCCATTTGACAGCAGCAAGTATGAGATGCATTGGGGAGACTGCATATCACTTGCTTAATAACtttgaagtgaaaaaaaaataacaaaaaaaatgatatttgcacaTTGATACAGGTACCAAGTTCACCGGTCAGGAGACCATCAAAAGAAGCTTTCAAACTATCTTCTTACCTCAAGCTCAACAAAAACTTCTGGGAGTGATCCAACTTCACCAAGAACTTGACCCACCAACCTATCAGCACGTGTTAATGTGGGATCCATTGTCGTGCCAACCCCAATGAGACCTCCAGGTACAGCAAATTGCAGCTCATTTTGCTCAGCATACAATGAAACTATTCTGGAATATATTGGTGTGCACCTCATGTTCCCACTCTCATCTTTAACAACAATCCCAGGGCGAACCTCAATAAATTGATTTACCTTCAAAACACCCTACAAAAGAACAGTTTCAAATGGGATACCAACATACAATTGGTTTCACATATCCAACTCCTAAAACCATATTTGCAACTCCTAAAACCATATCCAACTCCTAAAACCATTTGAACAGTTTCAAATGGGATACCAACATACAATTGGTTTCACATATCCAACTCCTAAAACCATATTTGCAGAAGGTGGCAGAAAGTTTCCATTACAGAGTTCAAATAGTCAGTGgtccaaaccaacaataaaGGCAGACAGGAAAACTAGATTTCTGGCATGCTTCAAGAAGTTATAAACTAATACAAAATTGAAGAATAGGTTGTAGAATCAAAAGCGAGAATAATCAACAGTAGAAATACAGCCCAAAGGACTAA
Above is a genomic segment from Juglans microcarpa x Juglans regia isolate MS1-56 chromosome 1D, Jm3101_v1.0, whole genome shotgun sequence containing:
- the LOC121265300 gene encoding eukaryotic translation initiation factor 2 subunit 3-like isoform X2, whose amino-acid sequence is MCYKAYGSGKEDSPLCDVPGFENSRMKLLRHVSFVDCPGHDILMATMLNGAAIMDGALLLIAANESCPQPQTSEHLAAVEIMRLQHIIILQNKVDLIQENVAINQHEAIRKFIQGTVADGAPVVPISAQLKYNIDVVCEYIVKKIPIPERNFVSPPNMIVIRSFDVNKPGFEVDEIRGGVAGGSILRGVLKVNQFIEVRPGIVVKDESGNMRCTPIYSRIVSLYAEQNELQFAVPGGLIGVGTTMDPTLTRADRLVGQVLGEVGSLPEVFVELEVNFFLLRRLLGVRTKGTERQGKVSKLIKQEILMLNIGSMSTGAKVLAVKNDLAKLQLTSPVCTSRGEKIALSRRVEKHWRLIGWGQIQAGTTLDVPPCPI